The DNA sequence TCGCCGTCGAGTCCGCGATCCGCATCGGCCTGGCACTGAACTGCGAGATCGTGCCGTGGTGCCGCTTCGCCCGGAAGAACTATTTCTATCCGGACATGCCGAAGAACTACCAGATCTCCCAGTACGACGAACCGATCGCCATCAACGGCCACCTCGAGGTGCCGCTGGACGACGGCAGCACCTGGCGCGTGGAGATCGAGCGGGCACACATGGAAGAAGACACCGGCAAGCTGACCCACCTGGGCAGCGAGACCGGTCGTATCGCCGGCGCCACCACGTCGCTGATCGACTACAACCGCGCCGGGGTCCCGCTGATCGAGATCGTCACCAAGCCCGTCGAAGGCGCGGGGGAGCGGGCCCCGGAGATTGCCCGGGCGTACGTGACCGCACTCCGAGATCTGTTGCGGGGCTTGGGAGTTTCCGATGTCCGGATGGATCAGGGCTCGATGCGGTGCGATTCGAACGTCTCGCTCAAACCGATCGGGCAGGCCGAGTTCGGCACCCGCACCGAAACCAAGAACGTCAACTCGCTCAAGAGTGTCGAAGTCGCCGTGCGTTACGAAATGCGCAGGCAGGCAGCGGTTCTGGAATCAGGCGGAACGATCCTGCAGGAGACCCGGCACTTCCACGAGGACGGCTACACCTCGCCCGGTCGCAGTAAGGAGACCGCGCAGGACTACCGGTACTTCCCCGAACCCGACCTGGAGCCGGTGGCCCCCAGCGCCGAGCTCGTCGAACGGCTGCGTGCCACCATCCCCGAACTTCCATGGTTGTCGCGCAAACGGATTCAGCAGGACTGGGGTGTGTCCGACGAGGTGATGCGCGACCTGGTCAACATCGGCGCGCTCGATCTGATCGCCGCGACGGTCGAGCACGGCGCGTCCAGCGATCAGGCCCGCGCCTGGTGGGGCAACTTCCTGGTGCAGAAAGCCAACGAGTCTGGAGTCGAACTCGACGCGCTGCCGATCACGCCGGCCCAGGTCGCCGCCGTGGTCAAGCTCGTCGACGAGGGCAAGCTGTCCAACAAGCTGGCCCGCCAGGTTGTCGAGGGTGTGCTGGCCGGTGAGGGCGAGCCCGAGCAGGTCATGAACGACCGCGGCCTGGCCGTAGTGCGCGACGACTCGCTGATCCAGGCCGCTGTCGATGAAGCTCTTGCCGCCAACCCCGATGTCGTGGAGAAGATCCGCGGCGGCAAGGTCCAGGCGGCGGGCGCAATCGTCGGGGCGGTGATGAAAGCCACCAAGGGCCAGGCCGACGCCGCGCGGGTGCGTGAGCTCGTCATGGCTGCCTGTAGCTAGCAGTCCGGTGAAAAAACGCCCCCAGGACCTGGTCTTCCGAATTCTGGCGCACCCGCTGCGGCTGCTGTCGCTGCGTTCGATCGTCATCCTGGCCCAGCTGGGGGTGATAACCCTGGTGCTGACGCTGGGCGTCTGGGTGTGGGTCGGGGTCACCAACGACCAGCTCGATCAGCTCGACCGGCGTCTCGATTCGTTGTCCAGCTTCGGCGACGTGAACACGCTGCTGCGCAGCGTGCAGGACGGGACCGGACCCGAGCCCACCGAGAACGGCCTGGTCCGGACCGCCAGATTGGGCGACGCCACGATCTCGGTCCCCGCCGACGTCGTGCTGCCCGAGCTGCCCGCCGGCTACGCCGACGCCAGCATCGACGGCGTCGAATACC is a window from the Mycolicibacterium poriferae genome containing:
- the gatB gene encoding Asp-tRNA(Asn)/Glu-tRNA(Gln) amidotransferase subunit GatB, giving the protein MSAATAELLDYAEVIARYEPVLGLEVHVELSTETKMFCSCANRFGGEPNTQVCPVCLGMPGSLPVLNQVAVESAIRIGLALNCEIVPWCRFARKNYFYPDMPKNYQISQYDEPIAINGHLEVPLDDGSTWRVEIERAHMEEDTGKLTHLGSETGRIAGATTSLIDYNRAGVPLIEIVTKPVEGAGERAPEIARAYVTALRDLLRGLGVSDVRMDQGSMRCDSNVSLKPIGQAEFGTRTETKNVNSLKSVEVAVRYEMRRQAAVLESGGTILQETRHFHEDGYTSPGRSKETAQDYRYFPEPDLEPVAPSAELVERLRATIPELPWLSRKRIQQDWGVSDEVMRDLVNIGALDLIAATVEHGASSDQARAWWGNFLVQKANESGVELDALPITPAQVAAVVKLVDEGKLSNKLARQVVEGVLAGEGEPEQVMNDRGLAVVRDDSLIQAAVDEALAANPDVVEKIRGGKVQAAGAIVGAVMKATKGQADAARVRELVMAACS